The Ectothiorhodospiraceae bacterium BW-2 nucleotide sequence TCTCCATCGGGTAGGGTCTGTAATGCTTCACGCGCTTCGGTTTCGCTAACTCGTTCCGTGGCTTGTACATAGTAGCGCAATAGGCACTCTAATACATCTACCGCTGTGGCGCGATCTTGAATTTGCCGGATTAGGTCAATCAGCTCTAGCAGTCGCTGTAGCGGTTGCTTATCATAGATATAGCGTAACGCTAATGAGGCCATACGGGTCAGCACTTCCCCTTTGAGTTCCAGTTTTCCGTCGGGGGAGATGTCGTGTAGATCGTAACGAAATTGGGGGATATAGGGGGTGAGTGCTGCGGGGAGTGGTCGGATTAGGGCTTGATAGTCGCGGGCTATATTCCAGCGCGATTGGCCGTGGTAGAGCACTATCGGATAGACCGGCGGCAGGTATTTGGCTTTCGGATTCTGTTTGCGATAGGCCTCTGCACTAAGCACTTGATAACGAAGTAGTTGTAGCGCCACCCAGCGGTCGGGGGTGCTTTTGTGGTCAAACAGCAGGTAGATGTGAACCCCTTCTGGCCTCTCCTCCTCGGATAGGTCGGGTTCATGACGATACTCTACGCGATAGACTAGATCTGAAAACGATTTGCGTAGCTCTTTGCTGACATAGCTATCTTTGGCGATGGTCAGGGTGCTCATATCTAGGAGGGCGACTATCTCGTTCGGTAGGTAGTGTTGCAGGTAGTCTTGCGCTAGCTCTTTGCGTTCGAAGTTCTCGCGAAAGAAGCGATCGTGGGGGTCGGTGAGGGTGGTGTGGGGCGGTTTTTTCATGTGGTAGTTTTGATAATTTTTGGCAGCTAGTATCAAGGGCGGATTTGAAACCCGCCCCTACGAAACCCGCTATCCATTGACCACTCAGTGAAATAGATCTTCGGGCTTTTCGGCGGTCAGGATGCGTTCGGACCAATGCAGTAAAGTGTCGGCATCGGCCTGTTCGATCCTTGCCATCGTCTCACCAGGTACTATGCCAAATTTGGTTTTCAGTTGGCGGATGAGTATATTTGCCTCACCTTGTTGCAAGCCTTGTTGCACATATTTATCGATAAATGTCTGCATCAGTGGTTCTCCATCGGGTAGGGTCTGTAATGCTTCACGCGCTTCGGTTTCGCTAACTCGTTCCGTGGCTTGTACATAGTAGCGCAATAGGCACTCTAATACATCTACCGCTGTGGCGCGATCTTGAATTTGCCGGATTAGGTCAATCAGCTCTAGCAGTCGCTGTAGCGGTTGCTTATCATAGATATAGCGTAACGCTAATGAGGCCATACGGGTCAACACTTCCCCTTTGAGTTCCAGTTTTCCGTGGGGGGAGATGTCGTGTAGATCGTAACGAAATTGGGGGATATAGGGGGTGAGTGCTGCGGGGAGTGGTCGGATTAGGGCTTGATAGTCGCGGGCTATATTCCAGCGCGATTGGCCGTGGTAGAGCACTATCGGATAGACCGGTGGCAGGTATTTGGCTTTCGGATTCTGTTTGCGATAGGCCTCTGCACTAAGCACTTGATAACGCAGTAGTTGTAGCGCTACCCAGCGGTCGGGGGTGCTTTTGTGGTCAAACAGCAGGTAGATGTGAACCCCTTCTGGCCTCTCCTCCTCGGATAGGTCGGGTTCGTGACGATACTCTACGCGATAGACTAGATCTGAAAACGATTTGCGCAGCTCTTTGCTGACATAGCTATCTTTGGCGATGGTCAGGGTGCTCATATCTAGGAGGACGACTATCTCGTTCGGTAGGTAGTGTTGCAGGTAGTCTTGCGCTAGCTCTTTGCGTTCGAAGTTCTCGCGAAAGAAGCGATCGTGGGGGTCGGTGAGGGTGGTGTGGGGCGGTTTTTTCATGAAACAAGGCCGGTTACGATAACCACCACTCTACCGCCTCAATCCACCCCATTGGGGCCGGTTGTCGGGTGGTATAACAGGCTCGATTGAGTACTAGAGCCGGTTTAGGGGGATTAATCACCACGGCAGCCGCCTCCGCCTGCTCCAGCATCGGGCGATCATTCTCACTATCGCCCAGCGCCAGCGTCCGCCACGACGATGTCGGACTAAGCGGCAACAGCAGATCGGATAGTCGCTGCAACGCGCGTCCCTTATCGCAGCGATCGCCAATATGGACAAAACGCCCGCCTCGGGTCACCACCGCGCCGCTCTCCTCTAGCCGTTGACGCAGAGCCTGATAGTCGCTATCGCTACCGTGCCAGCAGAGCGGTTCGCTATAACGGCGCTGTGATGCCAGCTCCGCCTCGGCCAGACTTAAGCCGGTCGCTGCAGCAATCGCCGCCACCTCCAGCCGACTCCAAGGGGTAAAGCTGTGTTGCAACTCGGCCGGTAGCTGCTGCAGTCGCGACAGCCACTGCTGTCGTGGGCCACTGAGTTCTAGCAGCGCATACCCCTGCAGGCGCGGCAGCTCATCGGTTAGCAGCTCTGCATAGTCGGGAGTATCGGGCAGTGCAATCGCCGCCCCATTTTCGCAAATAAAGGGCCAGCGCCGTTCAAAAGGGGGGGGGTAACTAAACGCCGCCAGCTCGGCAAAGGTTTTGCTACTATTGAGCACCACCACAACCCCTTGCTGCGCTAAGCGCTGCAATAGCGGCCTAGCCGCCGTCCAGTGATAGTCGTGGTGGTTAAGCAGCGTACCATCTAGATCAGTACTAATAAGTAATCCGCTATTCACCACTCAGAACCATTAAAGCGGACGATTAGTGTCACAATGGCTGATTTGGCGCGACTCATTCAGGGCGTAGCAGAAGTGACAGCGGGCAGGGAGCTGCCGCAGCGCGTGTTCGGTTAGGCGCTGGTAGTGGTGAATAAAGCGCTCCATCGCCGTCGGCTGTAGCAGCGGGGTCGAAACGCCGGTTTTGGCCGCCAACTTCTGCTCCTGCTCCATGCGCCAGCCATAGACCGTCTCGAACGATGGTGCCTGCAACATTAACCAAATATCGCACTGCTGATAGAGCGGCTCATAGGCAACCGCGATTTGGTGATTGACATAGTGGCGCCATACGCCGTCACTATCCTCTTGCGCCTCTAGCCGATTCAGCGGTTGAACTAACTCAGCCTGCGACTGCGGCGGAGTTCCCCAGCACCACCCTTCAAATAGCACCACGCCGACCGGTGTGGTCTGTTGTGGCCACTCACTAACGGCAAAGGGGTTATCGCAGCGCTTATCGAAGCGGGGTAGCCTAACCTCTCCTAGCCGAGATAGCTGCTGCAATAGCGTATGCGCTAGTGACATATCGTGCGTGCCCGGCACCCCTCGGGTCTGTAGCAGCGGGTGAATCTGCTTAGCGAGCTGCTGTCGTGCACGCGATGAGAGGTAAAAATCGTCTAGCGATAGCGTCGCAGAGCTTAACTGCCGCTGCTGTAACGCTAACGCTAGATAGGCGGTTAAGGTCGATTTGCCCGATCCTTGCGAGCCGTTAATGCCGACGATAATCGTCCGATCTACCGCTCGCTGGTATGCCACAATCGCCTCAACCGCTGGCGTAAACCACGCCTCTGCCGCTGTTACATAGGCCTCAGGTAGCTGCTGTTGGCTTAAAAACTGTTGGTAACTCTCCACTCGACTGTCCATTAAACATGATAGGGCGTTACGGCAGTGGCAGTGGGGGGAGATGATCGGTAAACTTCAGATAACCGTAGAGCAGTAGCGCGGTTAATGCAATCCCGATGACCCCCATCACTATCGGCACAAATTGACGCTGGCGTACCCCCCGCATAATCCAGTAGCTCTCCAGACCGACAAAGCCGGCAGCGGCCCCATAGGCGATGAAGAGCCCCTTAGGTTCCATTGAGGAGAAGAGGATCGCCACGATATAGAAGGTAAAGGCGATTCCGACCGGAATCATGCTAAAGATCCAGCTCTCAATCATCTGTGAACTGTTTTGAGGCGTGTCGTTACTTGCCATTATAGACTCCGTTAGTTGTGTTTCATTTTGTTTATCAGTTAGTTACCTTTGCCGCATCGAACACCGCAGCGGCAACCTGCTGATGCAGGGTTTTATCGATACCGTTAGCCACCAGCGCCCTGTCAGGTGCCAACTCGGCTAGCCTGACGGCAGCGGCAATTTTCATCGCTTGGCTGATGTGGCTCGCCTCAGCATCAAGCGCACCACGAAACAGCCCCGGAAAGGCGAGCATATTGTTAACACTCTTGCCATCAAGCGCCACTAGCGCCCCATGGGCTAACGCCACCTCCGGCTCAATTTCGGGGTCGGGATTGGTGAGCGACAAAATGATCTGTCCTGCTCTAACCCACTCCGGTTTAATCAACCCCTTTACCCCCGTCGTGGTCACGACAATATCGGCCCTAGCCATCACCTGCTCTAGCGTCGCCCCCTCCCCCCCAAGGCTCTCTAAGCGGGCGGTAGCTGCGGGGTTAATATCGCTCCCGAGCACTTTGGGCATACCGTAGGCCAGTAGCAAAGAGCAGATACCGATACCGGCCGCCCCTAACCCGATCTGGCCAAAGGTCGCCTGCTGTAAATCGATGCCATGCAGCTTAGCCGCCTTGAGCAGCACCGACAGAACCACCACCGCTGTCCCGTGCTGGTCGTCGTGAAAGACCGGAATATCGAGCCGCCGTTGTAACTCTGCCTCAATCTCAAAACAGTTCGGCGCGGCGATATCTTCTAACAAAATCGCCCCAAACGAGGTCGCAATCGCCGCCACGCTGTCGATAATGACCTTAGGCTCTGAGCTTTGAAACAGAATCGGCTGGCAGGAGATAGCGGCAAATTGGGATAAAATCGCCGCCTTACCCTCCATTACCGGTAGGCCGGCTAGCGCCCCAATAGGGCCTAACCCCAAAATCGCACTGCCATCGGTAACAATCGCCACGCTGTTACCTATATTGGTGTAGCGTCGCACCAAAGCGGGGTCGGCCGCAATCGCCTGACAGACCTTCGCTACACCGGGGGTGTAGATTTGGCGCAATAGCGCTTCACTCTCAATCGCTACTTTAGAGACCATCTCAATTTTGCCACCTAGGTGGCGCTGAAAAACCTCATCCTGCTCCATATCGCACCTTTCAAACCTCTCAATTAGCCGCAAGGGGCGCTTATGGTAACCGATTCTGTCGCCAATAGGCCAAAATTCCTGCCGCTGCATAGATTGTCACCGCTATTGTCGTTACAATCGCCCTTTTGACAAACCAGTGACAGGGAGCCTATGGAGTTAATTCGCGGTCTGCACAATTTACGCCCACGCCACCACGGCTGTGTCGCCACCATCGGCAACTTTGATGGCGTCCATTTAGGGCACCAGGCGGTGCTAGGCCATCTGGCCGCACAGGGAGCTAGACTCAACCTCCCCACCACAGTGATGACCTTCGAGCCGCAACCGGCCGAATATTTTCAGCGCCCTCAACTCCCTCCCCGACTCACCCGCCTGCGGGAGAAGATAGGCGCGCTACGACACCTCTCGGTGGATCGGATCGTCGTAGTCAAGTTTAACCCCACCTTCGCGGCGATGAGAGCCGACCGTTTTATCGAACAGCTCTTAATTCGTGCCCTAGGGGTCAAATTTCTGGTCGTTGGCGATGACTTTCGCTTCGGTGCCGATCGTAGCGGCGATTTTCAACTACTCACCGAGGCGGGCGAGCGAGCCGGCTTTCAAGTTGTCACAACACAGACCTTTGCTCTGGGCGAGGCGAGGGTGAGTAGCACCCGCATTCGCCAAGCGTTAGCCGCAGACGATTTTGCCACGGCAACAGAGCTACTAGGCCGCCCCTATCGCATGAGTGGCCGAGTTGCACACGGAGCCCAAAAGGGGCGCACCATCGGCTTTCCGACTGCCAATATTCTGCTCCATCGCAAAGCCTCACCACTACACGGCGTCTTTGCAGTTAAGCTGTATGGCATTGGCGCTGAGCCGCTACAAGGTATCGCCAACCTCGGCAACCGTCCGACTGTCGATGGCCACAATACGCTGCTAGAGGTACACCTATTCGACTTTAACCGCGATATCTACGGCTGCTATGTCGATGTCGATTTTCTGCATAAAATTCGTAATGAGCAGAAGTTTGCCTCGTTTGAGGCGCTAAAGAGCCAAATTGAGGCCGATGCCGCCGCCGCCCGACAGTGGCACCAGCAGCAGGCAGCGACTCCCTAAGACCCACCGGCCCCCTCCCCGATTAAATAATAGTTGAGACCATCGCCATGAGTGACTACAAAGAGACCTTAAACCTACCTAAAACTGACTTCCCGATGCGCGGCAATCTGCCCAAGCGCGAACCAGAGCTGCTCGCTTGGTGGGAGAAGATTCGCCTCTATCAGCAGCTGCGTCAGGCAGGTGAGGGCAGAGAGAAATTTATCCTCCACGACGGCCCCCCCTACGCTAACGGCGATATCCATATCGGCCACGCGGTCAATAAGATTCTTAAAGATATGATTGTCAAATCGCGCACCCTATCAGGATTTGACTCCCCCTATCTCCCCGGCTGGGACTGCCACGGCCTGCCGATTGAGCTACAGGTCGAGAAAAAGCTGGGGAAAGCGGGTAGCGCCATTAGCGCCGATGAGTTTCGCCAAGCGTGTCGCGACTTCGCCACCGCGCAAATGAACGGCCAGCGTGAAGATTTTAAGCGTCTAGGGGTGATCGGTGACTGGGAGACCCCCTACCTCACCATGAGCTACCAAAATGAGGCCGATATTGTCCGAGCGCTCGGGGAGATTATCGCCAAAGGCCACCTCCATCAGGGCTCTAAGCCGGTCCACTGGTGTACCGACTGCGGCTCGGCGCTAGCGGAGGCGGAGGTCGAGTACGAAGATAAGGCCTCACCGGCGATCGATGTCCGCTTTAGCGTTGCCGATCGAGCCGATCTACAGCAGCGCCTCGGCGAGTTAACCGCCCCACTTCAGCCCAATACCCATATCGTCATCTGGACTACCACCCCTTGGACACTACCGGCTAACCGCGCTGTCGCCCT carries:
- a CDS encoding Rpn family recombination-promoting nuclease/putative transposase encodes the protein MILAAKNYQNYHMKKPPHTTLTDPHDRFFRENFERKELAQDYLQHYLPNEIVALLDMSTLTIAKDSYVSKELRKSFSDLVYRVEYRHEPDLSEEERPEGVHIYLLFDHKSTPDRWVALQLLRYQVLSAEAYRKQNPKAKYLPPVYPIVLYHGQSRWNIARDYQALIRPLPAALTPYIPQFRYDLHDISPDGKLELKGEVLTRMASLALRYIYDKQPLQRLLELIDLIRQIQDRATAVDVLECLLRYYVQATERVSETEAREALQTLPDGEPLMQTFIDKYVQQGVQQGVQQGLQQGEANILIHLMQTKFGTVPSEAIGRIEQADADTLLHWSERILTAEKPEDLFH
- a CDS encoding DUF4351 domain-containing protein — translated: MKKPPHTTLTDPHDRFFRENFERKELAQDYLQHYLPNEIVVLLDMSTLTIAKDSYVSKELRKSFSDLVYRVEYRHEPDLSEEERPEGVHIYLLFDHKSTPDRWVALQLLRYQVLSAEAYRKQNPKAKYLPPVYPIVLYHGQSRWNIARDYQALIRPLPAALTPYIPQFRYDLHDISPHGKLELKGEVLTRMASLALRYIYDKQPLQRLLELIDLIRQIQDRATAVDVLECLLRYYVQATERVSETEAREALQTLPDGEPLMQTFIDKYVQQGLQQGEANILIRQLKTKFGIVPGETMARIEQADADTLLHWSERILTAEKPEDLFH
- a CDS encoding HAD-IIB family hydrolase yields the protein MVNSGLLISTDLDGTLLNHHDYHWTAARPLLQRLAQQGVVVVLNSSKTFAELAAFSYPPPFERRWPFICENGAAIALPDTPDYAELLTDELPRLQGYALLELSGPRQQWLSRLQQLPAELQHSFTPWSRLEVAAIAAATGLSLAEAELASQRRYSEPLCWHGSDSDYQALRQRLEESGAVVTRGGRFVHIGDRCDKGRALQRLSDLLLPLSPTSSWRTLALGDSENDRPMLEQAEAAAVVINPPKPALVLNRACYTTRQPAPMGWIEAVEWWLS
- a CDS encoding kinase, which produces MDSRVESYQQFLSQQQLPEAYVTAAEAWFTPAVEAIVAYQRAVDRTIIVGINGSQGSGKSTLTAYLALALQQRQLSSATLSLDDFYLSSRARQQLAKQIHPLLQTRGVPGTHDMSLAHTLLQQLSRLGEVRLPRFDKRCDNPFAVSEWPQQTTPVGVVLFEGWCWGTPPQSQAELVQPLNRLEAQEDSDGVWRHYVNHQIAVAYEPLYQQCDIWLMLQAPSFETVYGWRMEQEQKLAAKTGVSTPLLQPTAMERFIHHYQRLTEHALRQLPARCHFCYALNESRQISHCDTNRPL
- a CDS encoding NADP-dependent malic enzyme — protein: MQRQEFWPIGDRIGYHKRPLRLIERFERCDMEQDEVFQRHLGGKIEMVSKVAIESEALLRQIYTPGVAKVCQAIAADPALVRRYTNIGNSVAIVTDGSAILGLGPIGALAGLPVMEGKAAILSQFAAISCQPILFQSSEPKVIIDSVAAIATSFGAILLEDIAAPNCFEIEAELQRRLDIPVFHDDQHGTAVVVLSVLLKAAKLHGIDLQQATFGQIGLGAAGIGICSLLLAYGMPKVLGSDINPAATARLESLGGEGATLEQVMARADIVVTTTGVKGLIKPEWVRAGQIILSLTNPDPEIEPEVALAHGALVALDGKSVNNMLAFPGLFRGALDAEASHISQAMKIAAAVRLAELAPDRALVANGIDKTLHQQVAAAVFDAAKVTN
- a CDS encoding bifunctional riboflavin kinase/FAD synthetase, translated to MELIRGLHNLRPRHHGCVATIGNFDGVHLGHQAVLGHLAAQGARLNLPTTVMTFEPQPAEYFQRPQLPPRLTRLREKIGALRHLSVDRIVVVKFNPTFAAMRADRFIEQLLIRALGVKFLVVGDDFRFGADRSGDFQLLTEAGERAGFQVVTTQTFALGEARVSSTRIRQALAADDFATATELLGRPYRMSGRVAHGAQKGRTIGFPTANILLHRKASPLHGVFAVKLYGIGAEPLQGIANLGNRPTVDGHNTLLEVHLFDFNRDIYGCYVDVDFLHKIRNEQKFASFEALKSQIEADAAAARQWHQQQAATP